In the Arachis ipaensis cultivar K30076 chromosome B10, Araip1.1, whole genome shotgun sequence genome, one interval contains:
- the LOC107623220 gene encoding superoxide dismutase [Mn], mitochondrial: protein MAARSLLTRKTLATVLRRDSTALGAQAAAHSRGLHTFTLPDLNYDYGALEPAISGEIMEIHHKKHHQTYVTNYNKALEQLHDALPKGDASTIVKLQSAIKFNGGGHINHSIFWKNLAPQREGGGEPPKGSLGWAIDEHFGSFEKLVQKVNAEGAALQGSGWVWLGLDKEFKKLVVETTANQDPLITKGPGLVPLLGIDVWEHAYYLQYKNVRPDYLNNIWKVINWKYASEVYEKESS from the exons ATGGCTGCGCGATCCCTATTGACCCGAAAAACCCTAGCCACAGTGCTCCGCCGTGACTCCACGGCACTGGGCGCACAAGCAGCAGCACATTCGCGCGGACTTCACACTTTCACGCTGCCGGATCTGAATTACGACTACGGCGCACTGGAGCCGGCTATAAGCGGGGAGATCATGGAGATTCACCACAAGAAGCACCATCAGACTTACGTCACTAATTACAACAAGGCCCTCGAGCAGCTTCACGATGCTCTCCCTAAGGGCGATGCTTCTACCATCGTTAAGCTCCAGAGTGCCATCAAGTTCAACGGCGGAG GTCATATCAACCACTCTATTTTCTGGAAGAATCTAGCTCCGCAACGG GAAGGAGGCGGCGAGCCACCCAAGGGTTCGCTGGGATGGGCCATTGACGAGCATTTTGGCTCTTTCGAAAAATTGGTACAGAAGGTGAACGCAGAGGGTGCTGCCTTACAAGGGTCTGGATGGGTG TGGCTCGGTCTAGACAAGGAGTTTAAGAAGCTTGTAGTTGAAACCACTGCCAATCAG GACCCACTGATTACAAAGGGACCAGGATTGGTTCCATTGCTTGGCATAGACGTTTGGGAGCATGCATATTACTTACAG TACAAGAATGTCAGACCAGACTATCTGAACAACATTTGGAAAGTTATTAACTGGAAATATGCCAGCGAAGTGTATGAAAAAGAGAGCTCTTAA
- the LOC107623383 gene encoding UDP-xylose transporter 2 has protein sequence MGEGERFQLGTVGALTLSVVSSVSIVICNKALMSSLHFIFATTLTSWHLLVTFCSLHVALRMRFFEHKPFEQKAVMGFGILNGISIGLLNLSLGFNSVGFYQMTKLAIIPCTVMLETIFLGKRFSKRIQFALAILLLGVGIATVTDLQLNAMGSFLSLLAVITTCVAQIMTNTIQKKFKVSSTQLLYQSCPYQAATLLVSGPFLDKFLTNQNVFAFNYTTQVTVFIVLSCLISISVNFSTFLVIGKTSPVTYQVLGHLKTCLVLAFGYILLHDPFSWRNILGILIAMVGMILYSYYCTLENQQKAVETSVQTSQAREAESDPLINVENGSSVVSDSVVQMSPLWSKDKD, from the exons ATGGGTGAGGGAGAACGATTTCAACTTGGGACTGTCGGCGCGTTGACTCTTTCTGTGGTGTCATCGGTGTCGATTGTGATTTGCAATAAGGCACTGATGAGCTCATTGCATTTCATTTTCG CTACAACTTTGACAAGTTGGCATCTGCTTGTCACATTCTGTTCACTTCATGTGGCACTCAGAATGCGATTCTTTGAGCATAAACCTTTCGAGCAGAAAGCCGTAATGGGATTTGGGATTTTAAATGGAATCTCAATTGGACTCCTAAACTTGAGTTTAGGGTTCAATTCTGTTGGTTTTTATCAG ATGACCAAACTGGCAATCATTCCATGTACTGTAATGTTGGAGACCATTTTTCTTGGGAAGAGATTCAG TAAAAGAATTCAGTTTGCCCTAGCTATCCTCCTTCTGGGTGTTGGGATTGCAACTGTCACAGATTTGCAGCTCAATGCTATGGGCTCTTTTTTGTCGTTGCTAGCAGTGATTACAACATGTGTTGCTCAGATT ATGACAAATACTATTCAGAAGAAGTTCAAGGTTTCTTCCACCCAACTTCTGTATCAATCATGTCCATACCAAGCAGCAACTCTGTTAGTCTCTGGTCCATTTTTGGATAAATTTTTGACCAACCAAAATGTTTTTGCTTTCAACTATACAACACAAGTGACG GTCTTCATTGTTCTGTCATGCCTCATCTCCATCTCGGTCAATTTTAGTACATTTCTTGTTATCGGAAAGACATCTCCGGTCACCTATCAGGTACTTGGACACCTGAAGACTTGCCTTGTATTGGCATTTGGGTATATTTTACTCCATGACCCATTCAGCTGGAGGAACATACTCGGTATTCTCATCGCCATGGTTGGAATGATTCTATACTCTTATTATTGCACTCTTGAGAATCAACAAAAAGCTGTGGAAACTTCAGTACAAACCTCCCAG GCAAGAGAAGCTGAATCTGATCCTCTTATTAATGTGGAGAATGGAAGTTCAGTTGTGAGTGATTCAGTTGTGCAAATGTCCCCTCTATGGAGCAAAGACAAAGACTAA
- the LOC107624349 gene encoding UDP-xylose transporter 3 yields the protein MGEGEQFQLGTVGALSLSVVSSVSIVICNKALMSTLHFIFATTLTSWHLLVTFCSLHVALKMRLFEHKPFDQKAVMGFGILNGISIGLLNLSLGFNSVGFFQMTKLAIIPCTILLEILFLGKKFSKRIQFSLAILLLGVGIATVTDLQLNVLGSFLSLLAVVTTCVAQIMTNTIQKKFKVSSTQLLYQSCPYQSAVLLISGPYLDKLLTNLSVFSFNYTTQVTVVIILSCVLSIVVNFSTFLVIGKTSPVTYQVLGHLKTCLVLAFGYIIVRDPFNWRNILGILVAMVGMVMYSYNCTLESQQKSNESSSQALQVREGADSDPLLSVENGNSVFNKRSPVWSKEKD from the exons atgggTGAGGGAGAACAATTTCAGCTGGGAACTGTTGGTGCATTGTCACTATCTGTGGTGTCGTCGGTATCGATTGTGATTTGCAATAAGGCGCTTATGAGCACATTACATTTCATTTTTG CTACAACTTTGACAAGTTGGCATCTGCTTGTCACATTTTGTTCTCTTCATGTGGCGCTAAAAATGAGATTGTTTGAACACAAGCCTTTTGACCAGAAAGCTGTTATGGGCTTCGGAATTCTAAATGGAATCTCAATAGGACTTTTAAATTTGAGCCTTGGATTCAATTCTGTTGGTTTCTTTCAG ATGACTAAGCTGGCAATCATTCCATGTACCATTCTTTTGGAGATCCTTTTTCTCGGGAAAAAATTCAG TAAAAGAATTCAATTTTCCCTTGCCATTCTCCTTCTTGGTGTTGGGATTGCAACAGTCACTGATTTGCAGCTCAACGTTTTGGGCTCTTTCTTGTCTCTTCTAGCAGTGGTTACAACATGCGTTGCTCAGATT ATGACAAATACAATCCAGAAGAAGTTTAAGGTTTCCTCTACCCAACTTTTGTATCAATCATGTCCATATCAATCAGCAGTCTTGTTGATATCTGGACCATATCTGGATAAACTTCTGACCAACCTTAGTGTGTTTTCATTCAATTATACAACACAAGTGACG GTTGTCATTATTCTTTCATGTGTTCTGTCTATTGTTGTAAATTTTAGTACATTTCTGGTAATTGGAAAGACATCACCAGTCACCTATCAGGTTCTTGGGCATCTGAAGACATGCCTTGTATTGGCATTTGGTTACATTATTGTCCGTGACCCATTCAACTGGAGAAACATTCTGGGGATTTTGGTGGCCATGGTTGGGATGGTTATGTATTCCTACAATTGCACACTTGAGAGTCAGCAAAAATCTAATGAATCTTCATCACAAGCATTACAG GTTAGAGAAGGCGCTGATTCTGATCCTCTACTTAGTGTGGAAAACGGGAATTCGGTATTCAACAAAAGGAGCCCTGTGTGGAGCAAAGAGAAAGACTAA
- the LOC107624347 gene encoding uncharacterized protein LOC107624347 isoform X2 has product MECIGRTSNGESSVARFPLSPSSSLVIQKGDITKWSIDGSSDAIVNPANERMLGGGGADGAIHMAAGPELVQACYSVPEVRPGIRCPTGEARITPGFRLPASHVVHTVGPIYNSNSNPAASLSSAYSLRVAKDKNIQYIAFPAISCGVFGYPYDEAATVAISVVREFRNEFKEIHFVLFLQDIYQVWVNKANDLMKN; this is encoded by the exons ATGGAGTGTATTGGTAGGACTTCCAATGGAGAGAGCAGCGTAGCTCGGTTCCCATTGTCACCATCGAGCTCTTTGGTCATTCAGAAAGGAGATATCACCAAATGGTCCATCGATGGTTCCTCCGATGCAATA GTAAATCCTGCAAATGAGAGAATGCTTGGCGGTGGTGGTGCAGATGGCG cGATACATATGGCTGCTGGTCCTGAACTTGTTCAAGCATGTTATAGTGTTCCAGAGGTGAGGCCTGGAATTCGGTGCCCAACTGGGGAGGCAAGGATCACACC TGGTTTTAGATTGCCTGCTTCTCATGTTGTTCATACGGTTGGACCAATCTACAATTCTAATAGTAATCCTGCTGCTTCTCTTTCAAGCGCTTATAG TTTGAGGGTTGCTAAGGATAAAAACATTCAGTATATAGCATTCCCAGCTATATCATGTGGTGTCTTTGG ATATCCTTATGATGAGGCTGCCACGGTAGCGATTTCTGTCGTCAGGGAGTTTCGAAATGAGTTTAAGGAG ATCCACTTTGTTCTGTTCTTGCAAGATATTTATCAAGTCTGGGTAAATAAAGCAAATGATCTGATGAAAAATTAG
- the LOC107624347 gene encoding uncharacterized protein LOC107624347 isoform X1: protein MECIGRTSNGESSVARFPLSPSSSLVIQKGDITKWSIDGSSDAIVNPANERMLGGGGADGAIHMAAGPELVQACYSVPEVRPGIRCPTGEARITPGFRLPASHVVHTVGPIYNSNSNPAASLSSAYRNSLRVAKDKNIQYIAFPAISCGVFGYPYDEAATVAISVVREFRNEFKEIHFVLFLQDIYQVWVNKANDLMKN from the exons ATGGAGTGTATTGGTAGGACTTCCAATGGAGAGAGCAGCGTAGCTCGGTTCCCATTGTCACCATCGAGCTCTTTGGTCATTCAGAAAGGAGATATCACCAAATGGTCCATCGATGGTTCCTCCGATGCAATA GTAAATCCTGCAAATGAGAGAATGCTTGGCGGTGGTGGTGCAGATGGCG cGATACATATGGCTGCTGGTCCTGAACTTGTTCAAGCATGTTATAGTGTTCCAGAGGTGAGGCCTGGAATTCGGTGCCCAACTGGGGAGGCAAGGATCACACC TGGTTTTAGATTGCCTGCTTCTCATGTTGTTCATACGGTTGGACCAATCTACAATTCTAATAGTAATCCTGCTGCTTCTCTTTCAAGCGCTTATAG GAACAGTTTGAGGGTTGCTAAGGATAAAAACATTCAGTATATAGCATTCCCAGCTATATCATGTGGTGTCTTTGG ATATCCTTATGATGAGGCTGCCACGGTAGCGATTTCTGTCGTCAGGGAGTTTCGAAATGAGTTTAAGGAG ATCCACTTTGTTCTGTTCTTGCAAGATATTTATCAAGTCTGGGTAAATAAAGCAAATGATCTGATGAAAAATTAG